From the genome of Triticum urartu cultivar G1812 unplaced genomic scaffold, Tu2.1 TuUngrouped_contig_4401, whole genome shotgun sequence:
TAAGTGAGTTGTCTAAATAAGTTCAGAATGTCAAGTTACTCGTATGTTTTGTGCAAGATAAAGAGGTAGAACTATATTTGGTCAAACATATGTTAATATGCAAGAGCTATAGACATCCAACATACATCTTTCGCGCTAAATATCCTAGTTAATATGGCTGCGTACTTCTCTCTGGTTACGGAGTAATTGTTATCAATCGGGTTGGAACAGAACATTCTTGTTCTTATGCTTGTTATACTAATCGCTGAAAGGTGCTTGTTTGATTGCCAAGAATGTGACAAGGAATTGAGTAGCCTAGTTAGATCATATTCTGTGGCTACCATCTGGCACATGGCTAGAACATACTGAGTTCAATAGTTTTGTTGCAAAGATGAAGCTTGAAACACTGGACCTCCAATATTTTTGATACTTAGATGTAAAGAGGCCTTCACCACATGCAGCATATGCCCTTGCTCCTTGGCATAGTCTCTGTCATATATCTTAATTTTTATGGAGTAGTGTATTCTCTTGTTCAAAACATTTGCCTCATTTTTTTCTTCTGGTGGCTGGCCATGGTCTGATATGGCACTAATTGAGTAACTTAGGGATGACTTCTATTTTGGGTACCCCTGGTCCCTGGACCAACATGTGTAGTGCACAATGTGCAAACTTTGATGCGTACTATGTACCGTGATCATTGTTTTTAAGGCGGTAAGGCGACCTAAGGCGAGCACCACCCGCTCTAGCGCCTAGGCGACGCCTAAGCGCCTAAGGCGGGCATAGTTGTAAGGTGCTGCCCGGGCGCCTTATCGCCTAAGCGTCCAAGGCAGGACGCCTTAAAACAATGACCGTGTTATCTTTCGTAATTTGCTACTTCTTATGAACAAATTTTGCCCTTCTCACTCTTATCAAGCTTTATTTGCATGGAGTTTTATTGCTAGAAACAGTTGCTAATTTATCTGCTGAATATTACAGAATAGCATATCCAGTACACTTGTCAAGGAGAATGATATTGCGAGCCTATTCTCACATATCGTGACCTCACCGCAGGATGAGGTAACTGTTTTTGCATGTATGTGCAATGTACATTAATTCTGTTCACTACTGCTTATGTACTCTTACACAATCTCCTTTTCTTCATTGGTAGGTCAAGAAGTGGGTTGAGTTCTCCAGCAATTTTGTTCTAACTGATGGAGAACAGCATGCGTTACTTGGTAATTTGAATCAACATTTGTCCCAGATGTCGGTACTATTAGCTGGTTTCAAACCATCAGCGGCGGACATTATTGTGTTTGCAACCGTGCATGTTTTCATGGTATGTATGTTATAACTTTACCCATTTACATGAACACCGTCATATCTTCATTTGGGATGTATTTTTGTGGTCACTGTCTTACTACTCAATAGATATGCCTTTTCAGACATTTACTTCCCCAAGTTCTAATTGTACATTGCTTTTTTCAGTGTCATCTTAGTGACAGTGAGTTGCAGAAATATCCAAATATATTGCGGTGGATGGACTACATTCAGGTTTGAGATGGATCTTTTTTTTATAATGGCATCTATTTTTTGTCTTATCTTGTTCCTGTGGGCTGTACACACCATCTCTTCTAGAATCAAAGAATCAAATCCATATAGATTTGAGTTTCTTGCCAACACAGAACTAAATACATCTCCAATGTTTTCCGTCTCATTTCTTATCAGTCACTATGCCCATTCAATGATGTCATTTTAATCTCATATCTGAAATTACTGGACCAGATCTTGGAAATAGCCATGTTTTCAACTATCAATTTTATCTGATATTTGAAGCCTACCCAGCACACTTCCGTAAAACTGGCTTTTACACCTTTCGACACTAACTCATGGTTTATATTGTAATTTGTAGCTGGGCAGTTATTTTAGTATCATTTTATAACCATAGCTTTATGCTGGTGGGAGTCTCTTCTAAAAAATAAATACCAGATTGTTGTTAATATTATGCCCACATTGTCAGGCATTTATATCATCTCATGTGAATTTACTGCTTGATGCAGAATGTTGTTGATTTTGGTACGATGCTGCAAAAGATAAACTTGACCAAATCTATCTTCAACCCACCTGCACCTGCACCTTCTGTAAGTAATTTTTTGGTGATCTGGAAGTATTTTATGTTTTCCTTCTAAATTAATTTACTTCATATAAAACTGTATGGGAAATTATCCCTGTAGCATGCTGTTGCTAATTACTGTGTTACAAGATCAAATTTGTGCTTGATCTGCTAAATAAGTGCTTGTTTACATTTGTAGAATCTAACCAATACTATACTGTTGTTAGTACTACTAAAGTGCGAAAACATTAATCTTCAGAGAATTGATAAATCACTGATACACTGTTTCTTTCAACTATCCTCAAAATGTCTATCAAAATGATTATGTTTAAATCATAAAAATAACCATACCATTTCTTAATTCTACTTGACAGCACCCAAAGAAAGCTGATAAAGGAGATGGTGAACCAAATTCCAAGAAAGCTGTTGCAGGACAGAAGGTTGCGGATAAGTCAGATGGAGCTGCTGACTCCAAAAAGGCTGCAGGGGAGGTACTGATCCACATTAGTTATTGATATTTCTGGACTGTTATTATTTGTAGAAGGCACTCGTGGTACATCGTGCTGTGAAGATTTGGCTGGAACTTTACCATTTTACTGCATTTCTGGCCTTAGTAATGCATGGTAAACTATAGGATATGTTTGGTTGATGCTATTGCTATATCATAGGCCTATTAATTTTTTCCAGCCATTGGCTGCCCAAAAGACCGGTAATACTATCAGACTACTTGACCCTTTGTTGACCAAAGTTTTGGCAAGATATTAATGGAAGGAGAGCAGGTTAGCTTTCATGGGCAGCCAATATTTTGGCAACTAAACAAGCAAGACCCAGAATATCATAGGCTGCCAAAATTTTGGTCGAGCAAATTTGGGCACCAAACTAAACATACCCTTTGTTCTGATTCATGTAGCCACTTGTGCAATACACCAGAGAACATGAAAGACTGTAAGTATTAAAATGTTTGGttatgtactccctccgatccattaATAAGTGTCGTAGTTTTGAACTAaccttagttcaaaactgcaacacttatCGGAGGGAGTACAACTTCTGCATAGCGGTGTTGATTTtcatgttgttgttgttgttgttgtttgttgtgGTGTTGATTTTCATGTTTGTACACCATTATCAGAACTTATTTCTTGTACAATATGTCATTTTCTATTAGTTGGTGAGTTTCTTTGCTGTGTTGATTCTTGTCAGAATAAGATCCCTGGGGATAAGGCAAATCCTGCTTCTGCCAAAAACAACAAACCTTCTGGGGATAAAAAGAAAGTCCAAGAGAAAACTGCCGGCAAAGCAACAGAGGCAGCTGCAGATAAAGCTCCACAGAAAAGTGCAGAAAAGGATTCTGAGTGCAGTGTTAGTATCCTGAATATACAGGTCGGCGTTATTCGCAAAGCATGGAAGCACCCATCAGCTGACAGGTACAATAAATTTCCAACACCTGTAAAAAGGTCCTCTGTTTATTTGTCAGTCTTCTTTCTGACATTCCAACTGGTTATCTTTGCAGTCTTCTGGTGGAGGAGATAGATTTGGGAGATGGCAATGTGCGTCAAGTTGTTAGTGGTCTTGCGAAGTTCTTCAGCCCAGATGAACTTGTTGTAAGTAGTCAACAGCAGCAATGAACTTGAATGATTCTtgttcatttttctctcttataCATGATTCTGTGTTCTGATGTAAATATTTGCCCTTGCTTTTGAAGAATCGCCATGTTGTCTTGATCACGAATGTGAAGCCTGGGAAGCTGCGGGATGTAATGTCTGCTGGATTGGTATGCTCTGTTGCATCCTATTGTAATTGTGTTCTATCCCTAAGCAAAGCTTCTTGAATTTTGGCTATTAATTTGTTTACCATCTTTCCCCAAAATACTACTGTGGTGAAACGCAAGCTCCAGGCAAGCCTTGCTGTGCACTGCTAACTCACTAGGCATGTGCATATTACTAGACCTCATACTGATAGACTCTAAAATTATCACTATAACTCATGGAAGAGAATGATaaactattttgaaatgaactTATGATGTGAAACCCTTACCATGTAGTTACAGTATCTGAAGTGGAACAATGATAAATTTATGATGTGAAACCCTTACCATTGTGTTTGTCTTTGACTTCTGATGTTGTCAACCCTCAGTCCAAACTGTAAACGAAATTTTGTTTTCGACATGTTCTAAATTAAACATATTACCAGGTCTTGTGTGCTTCAAATAAAGATCATACAGTCGTGGAGCCTTTGATTCCTCCGGAAGGAGCCAAGCTTGGAGAGCGCATTTCTTTTGCTGGGTAAGAATCATATGTTGTAAATGACGAATTTATACAATTTATAAGGGGTCCCATTTTATAAAGGCGTGTTTGTGCACTTCTATAGAGCTTTTACTATGTTCGGTTTTCTTATCTGTATCCATAGCTATGACGTATCTGGTATGCCATTTAGTATGCAGTTCTGGACTTCTGGTGGTTGATATGTAAGCTGTTGCAAAATATGTTGGTCCGAATAACAATATTTGGAAGTGCAATTTGATATGTTAGGTAGTTTTTTAGTTTTAAGGAATATCTGCGCTTGTGGCCACCTGCGAAACAAAATGTTTTAGTTTTAACACTTATGTCAAATTTTGCTCAATTGTCTCCTTGCAGTTATTTGGTTCCTATTTGATCTGCATctgtctagggcacatctagatgtgccctagttattgcacatctaagtgctcaatcaaactagaaagaaaaaggaaaaaaagacaAAAGAAAATGCTTGCACAAATCTTAGTGTAAAATCAATGATATAGGACTTAGATGTGCGATACTTatagcacatctagatgtgctttagcaaaactgttaTGTTTTctaattttccaaattttctaGGTTTGATGGGAAGCCAGAAGATGTTCTAAACCCAAAGAAGAAACAGTTGGACAAGATAACACCGGTAAGCATTTATCGATGCCCAATTTTGATGTTATCTCACTTATTTTTCACCTTATGGTGATCAAAGGTTGGCCATTCAGCATGATTTGAGTAAATGCGACTCAGTTTTGTCATTCCTTGGAGAACCTACCCTTCTATTGCCATGAAATATAGAAAGGCCTTCCTGAATTCTATTGCATAGTTACTCTGCATGCATTGAATGAATTAACAAATAACTTTTTATTATGTAATCCAGCATCTCCGTACCGACGAGAATGGAATTGCAACATTCCGAGGGGTACCATTCACTACATCAGCTGGTCCATGTAGATCCTCAGTTCCGAATGCGGATGTTAAGTGAGCAACTCGTTAAACATGCTGATTTCAAACATTGGTGTGCTACTAAAACAAATGGGATGTACCATTTTGTCGTAATGCCCATATTAAATGTTACTGAATGTTAACAGAGTTGTCAGTTCTTGACTTATAATATCTGAAAACAAATTTTGTTTTGTCTATGCGCAAAAAGGGGGAAATGGCCCTGATGATATTATTGCGCAAAAGGTGATCAACCGAGTGCACGGTCCTGTGTGCTGAGAATGGGTTTGCTCAGTTTTCTTAACCGTGGTTCCAGTTAACTATTATTGCTCTATAATTGTGCAACGGCATATCCACAATAAACCTGTAGCTGTTTAGAGACGACCAAGTGATCTGAAGCAGTTAAGTACTTACATCTTTCATTCGCAAAAAAAAAGTACTTGCATCTTTAGTAGAGCAAGCAATACCTTGCTTCGCTGGAGAGTTTGCATGAGGCCATGGGAATCGAGTTCCTCCTCTCTTTTttggcccaatacttcttccttTTGGAGCTCCTTTTGCCTGACCTGCATCTTGCCCCTCTCCGTGGCAAAGTATTGTTTGGAATCTGATCAAAACTTGCCCTTCTCGCACACAGGGGAACACATCGAGTCCTTGATTCCTAGGTTTTGGCCGCAACCGTCATACGAAGTTTAGCCTAGAAGCTGAATGTAGTTCAGTTGCGATCTTTTGCCATGTCCGAGCAACCAGCACTGGGCGTGCTTTGGTATGTCTTCTTTTGGTGTCATCAAGCAACCATCCATTTGCGCCCACGTTGGTTTTGCTCTTGACATGGTGCCTGCGCCACGTCTGGGAGAAAATATTCACATACGGTGCTTCCATGTGCTCGAAGAGCGGCGAACGCACGCAAATAGCAACCTCTGGCATCATTTTACTGGTTCCTACATCCAGAAGAACTGGAGCTGACCCTCATGACCTGAAAAATGTACCCTTCTTTGAGAAATCATGGTATCCATTCCAACGAACTCCACTTTACGAATATGTACATCGCTATATGCATCCATCGACTGAAGTACTCGGATGTATCATTTTGAATTGACCGGCACCATGGATGTGTTTGGAGCTACAAGCCTCCTCAGTGCCACCACACTCTAGGTCTACGCCTCGTGTTGTCACACCTCAAAAGTCAAACATCATCGGCATGTGTCGTCGTCTCCGCTCTTATTTTTGTCTTTTGTGACTTCATCGTCGATCTATTTAACTATGTATGGCGTTTGTCTGGTGTGTCGCACTGAAGATGAAGATGTCACTGAGATCGGAGAGGAAATGTTTGAAGCGGGAGGTGGTGCTCGAAGGCCAATTCGCACGGCGAACTACACGGAGGTTGAGGATGTCCTCTTGGTCAAGGCTTGGTCGCAAGTGGGCTTGGATGCGGTCACCGGCACCGATCAAACCGGGAAACGTTATTGGCAACGCATTGAGGACAAGTATTGTAAGATGAAACCCAAGATTGCCACATTGAGAGCTCGTTCTTACCGATCGCTTCAAGGCCGGTGGGAGTTGATGAAACCTGCTTGTGCTCGTTGGAGTGCGGCTATGGATCAAGTGAGGGATCAACCCCCAAGTGGCTGTGTTGAGAGTGATTATGTGAGTACAAATATCAtattttatttacttgttggttcatgctttatttacttgttggttATGCTTGGTTGTGATTTTCATATGCTTCCAATGATGATATGTCTTAGGAGAAATATGCCGACTTGAGGTACAAGGACATGGCCGGTTCCAAGGGCAAATCCTTCCCATTCATGCATTGTTGGGCATTGCTCCAACATCTTGACAAATGGAAATTGAGGGATCAAGAGAGTGCATCGAAAAAATCGAATATGCTAAAAATGGATGATAGTGATGAAGAAAGAAGAAACCATGACAAGCCCGGGGGAACCAAGAAGGCAAAAGAGAGGATGAAGATGGAAGCGGAGGCATCAAGCTTGAAGGAAAAGCTTGATCAAATGATCAAGTCAAAGGAGGCATTGGCGGCGAAGGCATTGGAGGCAAAGCTTATTATCACCGAGAGAAAGAAAGAGGTGAAACTTGCACA
Proteins encoded in this window:
- the LOC125527771 gene encoding methionine--tRNA ligase, cytoplasmic; translation: MAAAAADFTQSKQAMSYALCKHLNLDPNSISSTLVKENDIASLFSHIVTSPQDEVKKWVEFSSNFVLTDGEQHALLGNLNQHLSQMSVLLAGFKPSAADIIVFATVHVFMCHLSDSELQKYPNILRWMDYIQNVVDFGTMLQKINLTKSIFNPPAPAPSHPKKADKGDGEPNSKKAVAGQKVADKSDGAADSKKAAGENKIPGDKANPASAKNNKPSGDKKKVQEKTAGKATEAAADKAPQKSAEKDSECSVSILNIQVGVIRKAWKHPSADSLLVEEIDLGDGNVRQVVSGLAKFFSPDELVNRHVVLITNVKPGKLRDVMSAGLVLCASNKDHTVVEPLIPPEGAKLGERISFAGFDGKPEDVLNPKKKQLDKITPHLRTDENGIATFRGVPFTTSAGPCRSSVPNADVK
- the LOC125527772 gene encoding glutathione S-transferase T3-like, whose amino-acid sequence is MYGVCLVCRTEDEDVTEIGEEMFEAGGGARRPIRTANYTEVEDVLLVKAWSQVGLDAVTGTDQTGKRYWQRIEDKYCKMKPKIATLRARSYRSLQGRWELMKPACARWSAAMDQVRDQPPSGCVESDYEKYADLRYKDMAGSKGKSFPFMHCWALLQHLDKWKLRDQESASKKSNMLKMDDSDEERRNHDKPGGTKKAKERMKMEAEASSLKEKLDQMIKSKEALAAKALEAKLIITERKKEVKLAQLEVKARRCQAQG